One stretch of Tepidibacter hydrothermalis DNA includes these proteins:
- a CDS encoding PAS domain-containing sensor histidine kinase, whose amino-acid sequence MKRFWKDKKIYFLIILGVLFSVICYHMLFQTILDNKNIMIEENNEKLHSIVSQINLCLQDEEKRLKMIKDAYHFIKPMDYNVNIDEIMLDIIKKEEYIEGVGIINNKGIVTKYIGKTTQVYETSFNNPVIDQEYIDYVLETDNIVDSIEGIKTYKDCVSILSSYKDKDEELIFFMNIRHEKLLSILDNYHMDEGEYIFALDKDSNVLKHFRMNKEIIVDKNNKVAKDIEKELKKNENGYIKDRISIKGEKNIISYEKINNSPWTVLYVKSINKLYIPLMKRFIINLDILILSGLLIYLIIKIYWIQIKRERDFWVYKMERMDMLIQISAGIAHEIGNPLSTVKGYVQINHAKKPNELSYAAINDLQKIEDILNKSLELSKPLNQNKQPYNPYEIIEEIHCLIEAVGLLKDVDIEYNIDKSLPKIGFPKDHLRFIILDIIQHVVKAQDKKGLVQISIKKIDEQYIQFNIISNKYKRNRDKHLNDDCISMIEKIIKFNKGKSGRISNKDGKSNIYIKIPFDLDQ is encoded by the coding sequence GAAAAACTACATTCTATAGTCAGTCAGATAAACCTTTGCTTACAAGATGAAGAAAAACGTTTAAAGATGATAAAAGATGCTTATCATTTTATAAAACCTATGGATTACAATGTTAACATAGATGAAATAATGTTGGATATAATAAAAAAAGAGGAGTATATAGAAGGCGTAGGGATTATAAATAACAAAGGAATAGTTACAAAATATATAGGAAAAACTACACAGGTATATGAAACAAGTTTCAATAATCCAGTAATAGATCAAGAATATATAGATTACGTTTTAGAAACAGACAATATAGTTGATTCTATAGAAGGGATTAAAACATACAAAGACTGTGTATCAATATTAAGTTCCTATAAAGATAAAGACGAGGAGCTTATATTTTTTATGAATATAAGACACGAGAAATTATTGTCAATTTTAGATAATTATCATATGGATGAGGGTGAATATATATTTGCTCTAGATAAGGATTCTAATGTGCTAAAGCACTTTAGAATGAATAAAGAAATTATAGTGGATAAAAACAATAAAGTAGCAAAAGATATTGAAAAAGAGTTAAAAAAGAATGAAAATGGATATATAAAAGATAGAATAAGTATTAAGGGAGAAAAAAATATAATTTCATATGAAAAAATAAACAATTCTCCTTGGACTGTATTATATGTCAAATCAATAAATAAATTATACATACCTTTAATGAAAAGGTTTATAATAAACCTTGATATATTGATACTTAGTGGGCTATTAATATATTTAATAATCAAGATATATTGGATTCAAATAAAAAGAGAAAGAGATTTTTGGGTATATAAAATGGAAAGAATGGATATGTTAATTCAGATATCAGCTGGAATTGCTCATGAAATAGGAAATCCATTATCTACGGTTAAAGGATATGTACAAATAAATCATGCTAAGAAACCGAATGAGTTATCTTATGCGGCAATAAATGATTTGCAAAAGATAGAGGATATACTAAATAAATCCTTAGAACTATCAAAACCTTTAAATCAAAATAAACAACCGTATAACCCCTATGAAATAATAGAAGAAATACATTGTTTGATAGAGGCGGTAGGTCTTTTAAAGGATGTGGATATAGAGTATAATATAGACAAATCTCTTCCTAAAATAGGTTTTCCAAAAGACCACCTTAGATTTATTATACTAGATATAATTCAACATGTAGTAAAAGCTCAAGATAAGAAGGGGTTAGTCCAAATCAGTATAAAAAAAATTGACGAACAATATATTCAATTTAATATAATTAGTAATAAATACAAAAGAAATAGGGATAAACATTTAAATGATGATTGTATAAGCATGATAGAAAAAATAATAAAATTTAATAAAGGCAAGAGCGGTAGGATATCAAATAAAGATGGTAAAAGTAATATATATATAAAGATACCATTTGATTTAGATCAATAA
- a CDS encoding cation diffusion facilitator family transporter, translating to METRYEESTSVTIKSIIINIVLTVIKLVAGFFGNSNAMLADGMHSASDIATSVGVLIGNNISKKPQDREHNYGHEKAETLVAFVLSLVLLFVGAEIGLNSFKLLFNLDKVKTPNMLPLIVGIVSILFKEYQYYITIKVANKINSPSLKADAWHHRSDSLSTIGALIGIIGAMLGFKILDPLAGVVVSLFVIKVGLEILMSSSNELMDYSIEKEEESKLNNIAMNTDGVCNVKSFKSRRHGAMAYIDLTICVDGTISVFDGHEIAHNVEENIMDSSDNIKAVIVHVEPKKNCCEKCNHKTKI from the coding sequence ATGGAAACAAGATATGAAGAATCAACAAGCGTCACCATAAAATCTATAATTATAAATATTGTATTAACAGTTATAAAGTTAGTAGCAGGATTTTTTGGAAACTCTAATGCAATGCTTGCAGATGGTATGCATTCTGCTTCGGATATAGCTACCTCTGTAGGAGTTTTGATTGGAAATAATATATCAAAAAAACCACAGGATAGAGAGCATAACTATGGTCATGAAAAAGCAGAAACTCTAGTTGCATTCGTGTTATCGTTAGTTCTATTGTTTGTTGGAGCTGAGATAGGACTTAATTCTTTTAAGCTTTTATTCAACTTAGACAAGGTAAAAACACCTAATATGCTTCCGCTGATAGTTGGTATTGTATCGATTTTGTTTAAAGAATACCAGTATTATATAACAATAAAGGTAGCAAATAAAATTAACTCACCATCACTTAAGGCAGATGCTTGGCACCATAGATCAGATTCTTTATCAACTATTGGAGCTTTAATAGGAATAATAGGAGCTATGCTTGGATTTAAGATACTAGATCCACTTGCAGGAGTAGTGGTGTCATTGTTTGTAATAAAAGTTGGTCTAGAAATATTAATGTCATCATCTAATGAACTGATGGATTATTCTATAGAAAAAGAAGAAGAAAGTAAGCTTAACAATATAGCTATGAATACTGATGGTGTTTGTAATGTAAAAAGCTTTAAAAGTAGACGCCATGGCGCTATGGCATACATAGATCTAACAATATGCGTAGATGGAACAATCAGCGTATTTGATGGTCATGAAATAGCACACAACGTGGAAGAGAATATAATGGACAGCTCAGATAATATAAAGGCTGTTATAGTCCATGTTGAACCAAAGAAGAATTGCTGTGAAAAATGCAACCATAAGACTAAAATATAA